Genomic DNA from Haloplanus sp. HW8-1:
ACGAACTCTCGGTCGAGCGCGGCGTCGAGTTCGTCGGGGGCGACCTCGATGCGCGCGAGGCCGTCGTGATCGCGGACGCGGAACTGGGAGAACCCCCACGTTCGGAGCAGCGTCTCGGCCTTCTCGACTCTGGTGAGTCGCTCCTCGGTCACCTCAAGTCCGGTCGGGATGCGCGAGGAGAGACACGCCATCGAGGGTTTGTCCGCGACGGAGAGGTCGTATCGCTCGGCGGCCGCCCGAACCTCGTCTTTGGTCAGATCGTGTGCCAGCAGCGGCGAGAACACGTCGAGTTCCTCGACGGCGCGGAGGCCGGGACGGTGTCCCTCGCCGGGGTCCGAGGCGTTCGTCCCGTCACAGACGGTGCCGACACCCAGGTTCCGGGCCACCTCGTACATCTTCCCCAAGCGCATCGTCCGGCAGTGGTAACACCGGTCGTCGCCGTTCGCGACGAAGTCGGGGTCGTCGAGTTCGGAGAACGTCACCGTCTCGTGGCGGATCCCGATCTCCTCGGCGACGCGGATCGCGTCGTCGAGTTCGTCCGCGGGGAGCGTCTCGCTTCTGGCCGTACAGGCCACGGCGTCGTCCCCGAGGACGTCGTGAGCGAGCGCGGCGACGACCGCCGAGTCGACGCCGCCGGAGAACGCGACGACGACCCCGTCGCGCTCGGCGAGGGCCGTGCGGGCGGCATCGAGCTTCGCGTCGAGACTGGTCATCGTCACCTCGTTCCGTGCCGACGGGCAAAAGCCCGTTGTCTACAGGCAGAGCAGGCCGAGTGCCTCGGGGATTGACCCCGAGGGTGAAGGCCGTACGCTCCGCTAAACGTGTTCCGTTCGCTCGATATCCTGCTCAATCGTGTCGGTCGAAACATCGCCTGCCGTCCCCACGTAGTACGATTCCTCCCAAAACCCACCACTCCACAGGTACTCCTCCAAGAACAGTTTGTACTGTTCCCACATCTCCCGTGCCGTGATGCTTTTGACTGTCCGTACAATCTCACTTGGCGCGTGCTTCGGATGGGCAGACAGGAACAGGTGTACGTGGTCAGGTGACATGTGGAGCGACAGTATCTCGTAGTCGTAATCGTCACACACGTCGCGGAAACTCGCTTCCAACGAATCCTCTATTGGTTCAAGAATCGCGTGGCGATACTTCGGACACCACACGAAATGGTAGTTGACGTTGTACACCGGGTGATTCGACCGCTTCTCACCCATATAGAACCCACTCCACCAACACAGTTAAGTATATCCAAAGGATATACGAAGGTATGGCGAATCGTTTTGAAATCGACGGCGAGGAAGTTCTCGACGGTGAGGTCAAACCGTTCGGGAATAGCGCCCACGTCACCGTTCCCAAGCGCTGGCGTGGGGCCGACGTGAAAGTCGTCCGAACCTCAGAACCTACCGAACAAGACGAAGAATGACCGACTCACAGGCTCTCGTCAAGACGCTAGACTTCCAACTCGATATTCAGAGTGACAACGAGAGTCTGTTGTACGACGCCACACTCGAAGCCCGTCGGGTGTACAAC
This window encodes:
- the larE gene encoding ATP-dependent sacrificial sulfur transferase LarE — translated: MTSLDAKLDAARTALAERDGVVVAFSGGVDSAVVAALAHDVLGDDAVACTARSETLPADELDDAIRVAEEIGIRHETVTFSELDDPDFVANGDDRCYHCRTMRLGKMYEVARNLGVGTVCDGTNASDPGEGHRPGLRAVEELDVFSPLLAHDLTKDEVRAAAERYDLSVADKPSMACLSSRIPTGLEVTEERLTRVEKAETLLRTWGFSQFRVRDHDGLARIEVAPDELDAALDREFVRAAREHLTDVGFDHVTLDLHGYRTGSVSPEDETADADDPVVADVFEQEYPVGED
- the tnpA gene encoding IS200/IS605 family transposase: MGEKRSNHPVYNVNYHFVWCPKYRHAILEPIEDSLEASFRDVCDDYDYEILSLHMSPDHVHLFLSAHPKHAPSEIVRTVKSITAREMWEQYKLFLEEYLWSGGFWEESYYVGTAGDVSTDTIEQDIERTEHV
- a CDS encoding DUF2080 family transposase-associated protein, which gives rise to MANRFEIDGEEVLDGEVKPFGNSAHVTVPKRWRGADVKVVRTSEPTEQDEE